The following are from one region of the Gloeomargarita lithophora Alchichica-D10 genome:
- a CDS encoding BCD family MFS transporter, producing the protein MRDYPRFGLATMVRLGLFQAGLGMMSVLMLGILNRVMISELAIPPLVTAGVIAMHQLVAPARVWFGQMSDARPVAGTHRTGYVWLGAGLLALLAWGVVQITWQVAARMPMGWDGVTWAWVVLLGLGFALYGLAVSASSTPFAALLVDISDEDNRSQLVGVVWSLLMVGIIVGAIVGSGLLKQVEVDAAATVVRSSMNRLFTIVPLGVVGLAVAATVGVERQFSRYRLRSQVVEREDQITLGRALRVLTASPQTGLFFSFLLCMTLGLFMQEPVLEPYGGAVFGMPIAATTRLNAYWGLGTLLGLGVTGFLIVPRIGKRPTTMLGCGLVALSFVGIMLAGWVGQGWLFTLMVFAFGLAAGVTTTGALTLMLDLTLAETAGTFIGAWGLAQALARALATLCGGGLLELGSRWFGAGNFWAYVPVFGIQILLLLGAITLLRRVDVQAFTQGTRAALGELLVENLE; encoded by the coding sequence ATGAGGGACTATCCGCGGTTTGGGTTGGCAACGATGGTGCGCCTGGGGTTGTTTCAGGCTGGGTTGGGGATGATGTCGGTGTTGATGTTGGGGATTCTCAACCGGGTGATGATCAGTGAATTAGCGATTCCGCCTTTGGTGACGGCGGGGGTGATTGCCATGCACCAGTTGGTGGCACCGGCGCGGGTCTGGTTTGGGCAGATGTCCGATGCCCGCCCGGTGGCCGGAACCCATCGCACCGGGTATGTGTGGTTGGGGGCGGGGCTGTTGGCCCTGTTGGCCTGGGGGGTGGTGCAAATTACCTGGCAGGTGGCGGCGCGGATGCCGATGGGTTGGGACGGGGTGACCTGGGCGTGGGTGGTGCTGTTGGGCTTGGGGTTTGCCCTGTATGGGTTGGCGGTGAGTGCCAGTTCGACACCGTTTGCGGCGCTGTTGGTGGATATTTCCGATGAGGACAATCGCTCCCAGTTGGTGGGGGTGGTGTGGTCGTTGTTGATGGTGGGGATTATTGTCGGGGCGATTGTGGGCAGTGGTTTGCTCAAGCAGGTGGAGGTGGATGCGGCGGCGACGGTGGTGCGCTCAAGTATGAATCGTTTGTTTACGATTGTGCCCCTGGGGGTGGTGGGGTTGGCGGTGGCGGCCACGGTGGGGGTAGAACGTCAATTTTCCCGCTATCGCCTGCGCTCTCAGGTGGTGGAGCGGGAGGATCAGATTACTTTGGGGCGGGCTTTGCGGGTGCTGACGGCCAGTCCCCAAACCGGGTTATTTTTTAGCTTTTTGCTCTGTATGACCTTGGGTTTATTTATGCAGGAGCCGGTGCTGGAACCCTACGGCGGGGCGGTGTTTGGGATGCCGATTGCGGCTACTACCCGCTTGAATGCCTATTGGGGTCTGGGGACGCTGTTGGGGTTGGGGGTGACTGGTTTTTTGATTGTGCCTCGGATTGGCAAACGCCCCACCACGATGCTGGGTTGTGGCTTGGTGGCCTTGAGCTTTGTGGGCATTATGTTGGCCGGTTGGGTGGGGCAGGGGTGGCTGTTTACCCTGATGGTGTTTGCCTTTGGGCTGGCGGCGGGGGTAACGACCACCGGAGCCTTAACCCTGATGCTGGATTTGACGTTGGCGGAAACGGCGGGGACTTTTATCGGGGCGTGGGGGTTGGCGCAGGCGTTGGCACGGGCGTTGGCGACATTATGTGGGGGGGGATTGCTGGAACTGGGCAGTCGTTGGTTTGGGGCGGGTAATTTTTGGGCTTATGTGCCGGTGTTTGGCATCCAAATTCTGTTGCTGTTGGGGGCAATCACGCTGTTGCGCCGGGTGGATGTGCAAGCCTTTACCCAGGGGACACGGGCGGCCTTGGGGGAACTGTTGGTGGAGAACCTGGAGTAA
- a CDS encoding ABC transporter ATP-binding protein: protein MTESLLTATKLHKNFGGLPAVNQVSLTVAPGSITGLIGPNGAGKTTLFNLLAGSLRPDSGQVVFQNQPITHLPPHRVAQRGLVRTFQVARVFSRLSVLDNVLLAAPEQLGEQVWPLWFQAQRVAQQERQLRNTAMEILDSVGLAAKAQDYAGALSGGQRKLLEMARALMTRPQLILLDEPAAGVNPTLINQICDCIQRWHQAGLTFLIIEHNMDVIMSLCEQVWVLAAGKNLAVGTPTEIQTNPTVLTAYLGTGEE from the coding sequence GTGACTGAATCCCTATTAACCGCCACCAAATTACACAAAAATTTTGGGGGGCTGCCAGCGGTGAACCAAGTCTCCCTCACCGTAGCACCGGGCAGTATCACGGGTCTAATTGGCCCCAATGGAGCCGGTAAAACCACCTTATTTAATTTATTGGCCGGTTCCCTGCGCCCGGATAGCGGTCAGGTTGTCTTCCAAAATCAACCCATTACCCACCTGCCCCCGCATCGGGTTGCCCAACGGGGTTTAGTGCGTACCTTTCAAGTGGCACGGGTATTTAGTCGCCTTTCTGTGCTGGACAATGTGCTACTGGCAGCACCGGAGCAACTGGGGGAGCAGGTGTGGCCGTTGTGGTTTCAAGCCCAGCGAGTTGCCCAACAGGAACGACAACTGCGTAATACAGCGATGGAAATCCTAGATTCGGTGGGTTTAGCGGCCAAAGCCCAGGACTACGCCGGGGCACTCTCCGGCGGCCAACGGAAACTATTGGAAATGGCACGGGCATTGATGACCCGTCCCCAGTTGATATTGCTGGATGAACCCGCCGCCGGGGTCAATCCCACGTTGATTAACCAAATCTGTGATTGCATTCAACGGTGGCACCAAGCGGGGCTGACTTTTTTAATCATTGAACACAATATGGATGTGATCATGTCCCTATGTGAACAGGTTTGGGTCCTGGCGGCAGGGAAAAATTTAGCAGTCGGTACGCCCACCGAAATTCAAACCAATCCCACAGTTTTGACCGCCTACCTAGGCACTGGCGAGGAGTAG